In Monodelphis domestica isolate mMonDom1 chromosome 4, mMonDom1.pri, whole genome shotgun sequence, one DNA window encodes the following:
- the LOC100617028 gene encoding zinc finger protein 665-like — MNYPGVVGYMEIQRYSHSQVLERTTTFGNSMMNFGSKFFKDLEEIGISLNHLSFGHNVLNSQYEIPGSGECTEHVPCQDVERGTPQDTWQEIHMRETQLGRRNEGLFVTQEQKTHNRKGIYFHPMPNDSQRLLDWPLSDKAQQAALFSEGKETIKDGQVKDLKEKKDTDIMLLGSSQLQNYSSLPAKEIKWQKNSTKDISEENNSLSTQSINISDLKVDKLYISEKCGEEFSGNSSFHVDQRVHMEEKLNLCKEYDRRFSDTSKFHNNQRIRVREQSNKVEEMKNFHPSSYRPDVQRVHTGKKPYHCKVCDKRFKDKSHLQIHQRVHTGEKPYHCKVCDKRFSIKSNLLVHQRVHTKEKPYQCDECGKCFSQRSHLHTHQRIHTKEKSHQCQVHDKRFNSSYNLNIHQRLYTREKPYQCECGKCFDQLPYLQTHLRIHKGEKPFQYIEGEKSLWNNSSLHVSPKIHTKQKFYQCKEWGERFRDNSHLQIHQAVHTEEKPFHCKECGKSFRYNSGFQIHQKVHTGEKPHHCKECDKRFKDNSSFQIHQRIHTGEKPYHCKVCDKRFSIKSNLHVHQRVHTGEKPYQCDECGKCFSQKSHLHTHQRIHMNEKPYQCQVCDKRFRSHYNLYFHHRLHTGEKPYHCSKCGKCFGRPSTLHAHQKVHTGEKPFQCNECGKCFSQRAYLQAHLRIHKGEKPFQRIQGEKRLQNNSRKIPTKEKLFQCKECGERFKNESNFHVHQKIHTGEKSFQCKVCGKTFRKNSALQSHQKVHTEEKPFQCKECGRQFKNESNLHVHQKAHKGEKPYHCEECDKSFRYNSILQIHQRVHTGEKPYHCKECDKRFKDNSNLQIHQRVHTGEKPYHCKVCDKKFSIKSNLQVHQRIHTGEKPYQCDECGKCFSQKSHLHTHQRLHNRIRSL; from the coding sequence ATGAACTATCCAGGAGTAGTTGGTTATATGGAAATCCAAAGATATTCTCACAGCCAAGTCCTGGAAAGAACGACCACTTTTGGCAACAGCATGATGAATTTTGGAAGTAAATTTTTTAAGGATCTTGAAGAAATAGGGATTTCTTTGAATCATCTCAGTTTTGGGCACAATGTGCTGAACTCTCAATATGAAATTCCTGGAAGTGGTGAATGTACTGAGCATGTTCCTTGTCAAGATGTGGAAAGGGGGACCCCTCAGGACACCTGGCAAGAAATCCATATGAGGGAAACACAGTTGGGTAGAAGAAATGAAGGTCTTTTTGTAACCCAGGAACAAAAGACACATAACAGAAAAGGGATATACTTTCATCCCATGCCAAATGATTCACAAAGGCTACTAGATTGGCCTTTGTCTGACAAAGCCCAACAAGCTGCTCTTTTCTCAGAGGGAAAGGAAACCATTAAAGATGGACAGGTAAAAGatcttaaggaaaagaaagacacaGATATCATGCTTCTTGGCAGTTCTCAACTTCAAAATTATAGCAGTTTACCtgcaaaagaaatcaaatggCAGAAAAATTCTACCAAGGacatttctgaagaaaataattccctaagTACTCAGTCTATAAACATTAGTGATCTTAAAGTAGATAAGCTCTATATAAGTGAAAAGTGTGGAGAAGAATTTAGTGGCAACTCAAGCTTTCATGTTGATCAGAGAGTTCacatggaagagaaattaaatcTATGTAAAGAATATGACAGAAGATTCAGTGATACTTCAAAATTTCATAATAATCAGAGGATCCGTGTAAGAGAGCAATCCAATAAAGTTGAAGAGATGAAAAATTTTCATCCAAGTTCATACCGTCCAGATGTTCAGAGAGTCCATACAGGAAAGAAACCCTATCACTGCAAAGTGTGTGACAAAAGATTTAAGGATAAATCACACTTGCAGATTCATCAGAGagtccatactggagagaaaccctatcaCTGCAAAGTGTGTGACAAAAGATTCAGTATCAAGTCAAACCTTCTTGTCCATCAGAGAGtccacacaaaagaaaaaccctaTCAATGTGATGAATGTGGGAAATGTTTTTCTCAACGGTCACATCTTCATactcatcagagaatccacacaaAAGAGAAATCTCATCAATGTCAAGTACATGACAAAAGATTCAATTCCAGCTATAACTTAAACATTCATCAGAGACTCTACACAAGAGAAAAACCCTATCAGTGTgaatgtggaaaatgttttgatCAACTGCCATATCTTCAAACTCATCTGAGAATTCACAAAGGAGAGAAACCCTTTCAATATATAGAGGGTGAGAAAAGCCTCTGGAACAATTCAAGCTTACATGTAAGTCCAAAAATCCACACAAAACAGAAATTCTATCAATGCAAAGAATGGGGGGAAAGATTCAGGGATAATTCACACTTACAGATTCATCAGGCAGTCCACACAGAAGAGAAACCTTTTCATTGCAAAGAGTGTGGGAAAAGCTTCAGGTATAACTCAGGCTTTCAGATTCATCAGAAAGTCCACACAGGAGAAAAACCCCATCACTGCAAAGAGTGTGACAAAAGATTCAAGGATAACTCAAGCTTTCAGattcatcagagaattcatacaggagagaaaccctATCACTGCAAAGTGTGTGACAAAAGATTCAGTATCAAGTCAAACCTTCATGTCCATCAGAGAGtccatacaggagagaaaccttaccAATGTGATGAATGTGGGAAATGTTTTTCTCAGAAGTCACATCTTCATactcatcagagaatccacatgAATGAGAAACCTTATCAATGCCAGGTATGTGACAAAAGATTCCGTTCCCACTATAACTTATACTTTCATCATAGACTTCACACAGGAGAGAAACCCTATCATTGTTCTaaatgtggaaaatgttttggtCGGCCATCAACTCTTCATGCACATCAGAAAGTACACACAGGAGAGAAACCCTttcaatgtaatgaatgtgggaaatgtTTCAGTCAAAGGGCATATCTTCAAGCTCATCTGAGAATTCACAAAGGAGAGAAACCCTTTCAACGTATACAGGGTGAGAAAAGACTCCAGAACAACTCAAGAAAAATCCccacaaaagaaaaactttttcaATGCAAAGAATGTGGGGAAAGATTCAAGAATGAATCAAATTTTCATGTTCATCAGAAAATACACACAGGAGAGAAATCTTTTCAATGCAAAGTGTGTGGGAAAACATTTAGGAAGAACTCAGCCTTGCAGAGTCATCAGAAAGtccacacagaagaaaaacctttTCAGTGCAAAGAATGTGGGAGACAATTCAAGAATGAATCAAATCTTCATGTTCATCAGAAAGCACAcaaaggagagaaaccttatcacTGCGAAGAATGTGACAAAAGCTTCAGGTATAACTCAATTTTGCAGATTCATCAGAGAGtccatacaggagagaaaccctATCACTGCAAAGAGTGTGACAAAAGATTCAAGGATAACTCAAATTTGCAGATTCATCAAAGAGtccatacaggagagaaaccctATCACTGCAAAGTGTGTGACAAAAAATTCAGTATCAAATCAAACCTTCAGgtccatcagagaatccatacaggagagaaaccttatcaatGTGATGAATGTGGGAAATGTTTTTCTCAGAAGTCACATCTTCATACTCATCAAAGACTCCACAATAGAATTCGAAGCCTATAA